The following are encoded together in the Astyanax mexicanus isolate ESR-SI-001 chromosome 8, AstMex3_surface, whole genome shotgun sequence genome:
- the si:cabz01074944.1 gene encoding uncharacterized protein si:cabz01074944.1 — MTSLYGYRVFYSGVVLLVFSYGVSVLAEEKTPLERRAAAGSSLILTLGNPNDSVSFAQWRYNTNFFATYRNKQLSITNVLQFSGRLKVNSDDLSVEVTDLQLSDSGRYSIVSEKSPGDQHPTETIILTVYDVVKVEIKSEQTWKAATNSCDVHLQCRAPEDQTVSYRWRGFKEEDGAQLNFTLKPEEGDVTLNCTASGSTGNGSNTTTVKCTPKKPPIGKPDDPSFDMQVIWIAAAGGGAALLLIFAITGLTCWWKSHKEQDLADPGSTVYEDVNVEGTLRKQSINIASIYETVDEHRIAHDKPQTLYDKVTFARPPPSLPSMPLPASQYQHVL; from the exons ATGACTAGCCTTTATGGATACCGTGTTTTCTACTCTGGAGTAGTGCTACTTGTTTTCTCTTATG GTGTGAGTGTTCTGGCTGAGGAGAAAACACCGTTAGAGCGCAGAGCTGCTGCTGGGAGTTCCCTCATTTTAACACTCGGAAATCCAAACGATTCTGTATCATTCGCACAGTGGAGATATAATACAAACTTTTTTGCAACTTACAGAAATAAACAACTTTCTATTACTAATGTACTGCAGTTCAGTGGAAGGCTAAAGGTGAACAGTGATGATCTCAGTGTAGAAGTGACAGATCTTCAGCTCAGTGACTCTGGAAGATACAGCATTGTTTCAGAAAAATCTCCGGGGGATCAGCACCCAACAGAGACAATCATTCTGACCGTCTATG ATGTGGTTAAGGTGGAGATTAAGAGTGAACAGACTTGGAAAGCAGCTACAAACAGCTGTGATGTTCATCTTCAGTGTCGAGCGCCTGAAGATCAGACAGTGTCCTACAGATGGAGGGGTTTTAAGGAGGAGGATGGAGCTCAGCTGAACTTCACTCTCAAACCAGAAGAGGGAGACGTTACTCTGAACTGCACTGCATCCGGCAGCACCGGAAATGGCTCAAACACGACCACAGTGAAATGCACACCAAAAAAGCCCCCTATAG GTAAGCCTGACGATCCTAGCTTTGATATGCAGGTGATATGGAttgcagcagcaggaggaggcgCTGCTCTCCTTCTGATCTTTGCCATTACTGGATTGACTTGTTGGTGGAAATCACACAAAG AGCAAGACCTAGCTGACCCTGGGAGTACAGTGTATGAAGACGTAAATGTTGAAGGCACATTAAGAAAACAG AGTATAAATATAGCATCCATTTATGAAACAGtcgatgagcacagaattgcacaCGATAAG CCTCAGACGCTTTATGACAAGGTGACATTCGCACGCCCCCCTCCTTCCCTCCCCTCCATGCCTTTGCCAGCTTCACAGTACCAACATGTGCTGTGA